ACGTCCAGCCCCTCGGGCAACAGGATGTCCACATCGCGGTCACCGTGGCGAACCTTGGTGCACACCGCATGCGCGAAGCCATGGCGTGCGGCCGCGGCGGCGACCCATTGTGCAGACTCGGCGTCCGGCCCGAGCAGCACGGCACCGGGGCGCACCTGCGCCACGATGTCCGCCAGCAGCGGCGCACCCGACAGGGCAATGGCGTGCGGCACGGGCACGGCCTCGGCCAGCGTATTCACGCGATGCAGGTGCGGATCGACCGTGACCACACCGTCGAACAGACCCGCGAGGAACTCGCCCACGATGCGCTGGCTGACCGCCTCGCCGGAACGGAACGCGACATCCTGGCGCATGTAGGCCATGTAGGGGGCGACCAGCGTCAGGTGTTCCGCCCCCAGCCGCCCCGCCGTGCGCGCGACCAGCAGCAGTTCGAGCAGCTTCTCGTTCGGCCGGTGCAGGCTGCGATAGACGACGACCCGGCCAGGCAGGCGCTCGGGCAGACGCAGCCGCAATTCGTCATCGGGGAAGCGGTGACGCTCGATCACCGCACATTCCAGGCCCGCTGCCCGGGCCAGGCGCCCGGCTTCGAGCGTCTCGTCCTCGAAATGCAACAGCAGCGCTTTCATCAGAACTCCACGAACAGGTGCGGCAGCTGGTCTGCCGCACCGATGGCATAACCCGACGAGCGCACCGCGGCCTGGCGGGCGAACTCGAGATCGGAGGGATAGTCGGCGTGGACACGGTAGAGCAGTTCGCCGCGCGCCACGGTGTCGCCCAGCTTGCGCAGCAGGTCGACGCCGGCGCCCTGCACCTTGGGCGCGCCAGCGACGCGCGCGATGCGGGCGAGCTGGTGGTTGTCGATGCCGATGACGACGCCGTCGGCCTCGGCCATGACCTCGAAGCTGAGCCGCGCCAGTTGCGGCGCATTGTGGTCGAAGGGCTTGCCGCCCTGGGCACGGATGATCGCGTCCATTTTGGCCAGCGCGCGACCGGAGTCGAGGATGTCGCGCGCGATGCCAAAGCCGTCGCCACCGCGCACGTCGGGGTCGAACTCGAGCATGCGACCGGCCAGGCGCAACGCCTTCTGGCGCAGGTCGTTGGGCGCGCGCGGGTCGTTCTCCAGTACCCGCATCACGTCGCGCGCCTCGAGCACCGGGCCGATGCCGTTGCCGACCGGCTGGCGGCCGTCGGTGATGACGACGTCGATCGTCAGGTTCATGCGCCCGGCGACGAACTCGAACAGCTTGCG
This genomic window from Thauera humireducens contains:
- a CDS encoding ribose-phosphate diphosphokinase — encoded protein: MKALLLHFEDETLEAGRLARAAGLECAVIERHRFPDDELRLRLPERLPGRVVVYRSLHRPNEKLLELLLVARTAGRLGAEHLTLVAPYMAYMRQDVAFRSGEAVSQRIVGEFLAGLFDGVVTVDPHLHRVNTLAEAVPVPHAIALSGAPLLADIVAQVRPGAVLLGPDAESAQWVAAAAARHGFAHAVCTKVRHGDRDVDILLPEGLDVSGRAVVLLDDVVSSGHTLAGATRLLRAAGAASVDVAVTHALFAGDALAQLEAAGVGQVWSTDCIAHPSNAVSVAPLLAEALRQIGIA